A region from the Luteitalea sp. genome encodes:
- a CDS encoding cytochrome C produces the protein MSQIFPKSANAWARFSLFGLLLLIVLGAWAILLLQRSDFVTAARANVQQPIQFSHLHHVGGEGFDCRYCHTSVEKSAFADIPSTKICMNCHSQIWLESPYLEPVRESFKTGQSIEWIRVHDLPDFVYFNHSIHVNKGVGCETCHGRVDEMPAMQQVASLQMEWCLDCHRRPEQYLRPRSQVTVMGYEPEGDQLEIGRRLKQEYKVLDAQTLTSCSTCHR, from the coding sequence ATGAGCCAAATCTTTCCGAAGAGTGCGAACGCGTGGGCCCGGTTCTCACTGTTCGGCTTGCTGCTGCTCATCGTCCTAGGGGCGTGGGCGATTCTCCTTCTGCAGCGGTCGGACTTCGTCACAGCGGCCCGAGCCAACGTGCAGCAGCCGATTCAGTTCAGCCATCTTCACCACGTCGGCGGCGAGGGATTCGACTGCCGCTACTGTCACACATCGGTGGAGAAATCGGCATTTGCCGACATCCCGTCGACCAAGATCTGTATGAATTGCCATTCGCAGATCTGGCTGGAGAGCCCATATCTGGAGCCTGTGCGCGAGAGCTTCAAGACCGGGCAGTCGATCGAGTGGATTCGCGTGCACGACTTGCCCGACTTCGTCTATTTCAACCACAGCATCCACGTGAACAAAGGCGTTGGTTGTGAGACCTGCCATGGCCGCGTCGACGAGATGCCCGCCATGCAACAGGTGGCCTCGCTACAGATGGAGTGGTGCTTGGATTGCCACCGCCGGCCGGAGCAATATCTCCGGCCCCGCAGCCAAGTCACCGTGATGGGTTACGAGCCGGAAGGCGACCAGCTCGAGATCGGTCGGCGCTTGAAGCAGGAGTACAAGGTGCTGGATGCGCAGACGCTGACGTCCTGCTCGACGTGCCATCGGTAA
- a CDS encoding 4Fe-4S dicluster domain-containing protein, whose amino-acid sequence MSNLDPSALRARLASTDGPTYWRSLEELAETEEFRRHLQREFPATAAELSDPQGRRTFLKLMGASMALAGVTACTRQPAEKIIPYVNAPEELVPGKPLFYATALPHGGFATPVLVESHEGRPTKVEPNRDHPATRGGTDVFAQGSILTLYDPDRSRAIKEYGEIRSWDVFVSRMQTAIAAQKAAQGSGFRLLTESVTSPTLGRQIEELLKTLPGAKWVQYDAVSRDNARAGARAVFGRDVETRYRLEQADMILSLDADFIEEGPGRLAYARAFTDRRRLIDGQTDMNRLYVVESRLTNTGAKADHRLAVRASDVEHVARAVAATLGVAGVAASALPSGVEEPWVVALARDLSAHRGRSVVVAGDHQPAVVHQLAHVMNAALGNVGQTVEYTAAVEMRPQIQVEALRELAGEMAAGTVEVLVMIGVNPVYTAPVDLQFGERLKKVPVAVHVGLFEDETAPYCRWHVPEAHPLEAWSDLRAFDGSVTICQPLIAPLYENNKSAHEVVVAFTSNPTQGGAEIVKAFWQAEVTTPSGRFGSLTNVDGQPFPSFDAFWRQALHDGFVVGSALPAAEVTTSGPVPPPSRPGNTSAVEITFSADPTVYDGRFANNGWLQECPKPFSKVVWDNIVVMSPAMRERLGLPRPDVLEQWAPLVTVRWKGREITGPVREQPGHPDHSINVQLGYGRTRAGQVGNGVGYNAYRIRTADEPWFGTGAEIDSTGESYRLAATQMHFQMEGRNLVRGTSLTQYQGDPAVAQHLEHVPPYEETLHGNEWKYDEGYAWGMAIDLNACTGCNACVVACVAENNISVVGKHEVVMGREMHWIRIDNYYEGSPDGPHAVETQPVLCMQCENAPCEVVCPVAATTHSSEGLNDMVYNRCVGTRYCSNNCPYKVRRFNFYLYSDWNTPTLKMARNPDVTVRSRGVMEKCTYCVQRINAGKIQAELEDRVVRDGEIVTACESACPTRAITFGNINDPESRVAKLKKEPRNYGLLEDLNTRPRTTYLAVVRNPNPELAPEEEPAAGHHG is encoded by the coding sequence ATGTCCAACCTCGATCCATCGGCCCTCCGGGCCCGGCTCGCCTCGACCGACGGTCCCACGTATTGGCGCAGTCTCGAAGAGCTCGCTGAGACCGAGGAGTTCCGGCGGCATCTCCAGCGTGAGTTCCCGGCCACGGCGGCCGAGCTGAGCGACCCGCAAGGGCGGCGGACGTTCCTCAAGTTGATGGGGGCGTCGATGGCGCTTGCTGGTGTGACTGCGTGCACGCGCCAGCCCGCTGAGAAGATCATTCCGTATGTGAATGCGCCCGAAGAGCTCGTGCCCGGCAAGCCGTTGTTCTACGCGACGGCGCTGCCGCACGGCGGCTTCGCGACACCCGTCCTGGTGGAGAGCCACGAGGGGCGGCCCACGAAGGTCGAGCCCAACCGGGATCACCCGGCCACGCGCGGCGGGACGGACGTCTTTGCGCAGGGCTCCATCCTCACGCTCTACGACCCCGACCGATCGCGCGCCATCAAGGAATACGGTGAGATTCGCTCGTGGGATGTGTTCGTGTCGCGGATGCAGACGGCAATCGCGGCGCAGAAGGCGGCGCAGGGGAGCGGGTTCCGCTTGCTGACCGAGTCCGTCACGTCGCCGACGCTCGGAAGGCAAATCGAGGAGCTGCTCAAGACGCTGCCGGGCGCGAAGTGGGTGCAGTACGACGCCGTCTCGCGCGACAACGCTCGCGCCGGTGCCCGGGCAGTGTTCGGCCGTGACGTCGAGACACGCTATCGACTCGAGCAGGCGGACATGATCCTGTCGCTCGACGCGGACTTCATCGAGGAGGGGCCCGGGCGCCTTGCCTACGCGCGGGCGTTCACCGATCGGCGACGGTTGATCGACGGCCAGACGGACATGAACCGCTTGTACGTCGTGGAGAGCCGGCTGACCAACACCGGCGCCAAGGCGGATCATCGGTTGGCGGTGCGTGCGTCGGACGTCGAGCACGTGGCGCGGGCGGTCGCGGCGACGCTCGGTGTCGCTGGCGTGGCCGCATCGGCGTTGCCGAGCGGTGTAGAGGAGCCATGGGTCGTCGCGCTGGCGCGTGATCTCTCCGCGCACCGCGGGCGCTCGGTCGTCGTGGCCGGCGACCATCAACCGGCGGTCGTCCACCAACTCGCCCACGTCATGAACGCGGCGCTCGGCAACGTGGGGCAGACCGTGGAGTACACGGCAGCGGTGGAGATGCGCCCGCAGATCCAGGTCGAGGCGCTGCGTGAGCTCGCCGGAGAAATGGCCGCCGGCACGGTGGAGGTGCTGGTCATGATCGGCGTCAATCCCGTCTACACGGCGCCCGTCGACCTCCAGTTCGGGGAGCGGCTGAAGAAGGTCCCGGTAGCCGTGCACGTGGGGCTGTTCGAGGACGAAACGGCGCCGTACTGTCGGTGGCACGTGCCGGAGGCGCACCCGCTCGAGGCGTGGAGTGATCTGCGGGCTTTCGACGGGAGTGTGACCATCTGTCAGCCGCTCATCGCGCCGCTCTACGAGAACAACAAGTCGGCCCACGAAGTGGTGGTTGCCTTCACGAGCAACCCGACGCAAGGAGGGGCGGAGATCGTCAAGGCGTTCTGGCAGGCGGAGGTCACGACCCCGTCGGGTCGGTTCGGCAGCCTCACCAACGTCGATGGCCAGCCCTTTCCCAGCTTCGACGCTTTCTGGCGCCAGGCGCTCCATGACGGATTCGTTGTCGGGAGCGCCCTGCCGGCCGCGGAGGTGACGACCTCCGGACCGGTGCCGCCCCCCTCACGTCCAGGGAACACCTCGGCCGTCGAGATCACCTTCAGCGCGGATCCAACCGTGTACGACGGGCGCTTCGCGAACAACGGCTGGTTGCAAGAGTGCCCCAAGCCATTCAGTAAAGTGGTTTGGGACAACATCGTCGTCATGAGCCCTGCGATGCGGGAGCGATTGGGGCTCCCAAGGCCGGACGTGCTCGAGCAGTGGGCGCCGTTGGTGACCGTGAGATGGAAGGGGCGGGAGATCACTGGTCCGGTTCGCGAGCAGCCGGGCCATCCGGATCATTCGATCAATGTGCAGCTCGGATACGGACGCACGCGCGCGGGCCAGGTCGGGAACGGTGTCGGCTACAACGCGTATCGCATTCGCACTGCCGACGAGCCCTGGTTCGGGACGGGCGCGGAGATCGACTCGACGGGGGAGTCGTATCGCCTCGCGGCCACGCAGATGCACTTCCAGATGGAAGGGCGCAATCTCGTGCGCGGCACGTCGCTGACGCAGTATCAAGGAGATCCGGCGGTCGCCCAGCACCTCGAGCACGTGCCGCCGTACGAGGAGACGCTGCACGGTAACGAGTGGAAGTACGACGAGGGCTACGCCTGGGGCATGGCCATCGACCTCAACGCGTGCACCGGGTGCAACGCGTGCGTGGTCGCCTGCGTGGCGGAGAACAACATCTCCGTTGTCGGCAAGCACGAGGTGGTCATGGGCCGCGAGATGCACTGGATTCGGATCGACAACTACTACGAGGGCAGTCCGGACGGCCCGCACGCGGTCGAGACGCAGCCCGTGCTGTGCATGCAGTGTGAGAACGCGCCCTGCGAGGTGGTGTGCCCCGTGGCGGCGACGACGCATAGCAGCGAAGGCCTCAACGACATGGTCTACAACCGCTGCGTGGGCACGCGGTACTGCAGCAACAACTGCCCGTACAAGGTGCGGCGGTTCAATTTCTATCTCTACTCGGACTGGAACACGCCGACGCTCAAGATGGCGCGGAATCCCGACGTCACGGTGCGCAGCCGCGGTGTGATGGAGAAATGCACCTATTGCGTGCAGCGTATCAACGCCGGGAAGATCCAGGCAGAGCTCGAGGATCGTGTCGTGCGCGATGGCGAGATCGTCACCGCCTGCGAGTCCGCCTGCCCGACGCGCGCCATTACGTTCGGCAACATCAACGATCCCGAGAGCCGCGTGGCCAAGCTCAAAAAGGAGCCGCGAAACTACGGGCTCCTGGAGGATCTGAACACGCGGCCGCGGACCACGTATCTCGCGGTGGTACGGAATCCGAATCCGGAGCTGGCGCCGGAGGAAGAGCCGGCTGCGGGGCACCATGGATAG